Below is a genomic region from Corallococcus macrosporus.
CGTGCCCTCGGCCGTCTTGGTCACGCGCGGCTCCAGCTTCCCGGTGGCGTCGTCCAGCAGCAGGATGACGCCCCGGTCCACGCGGAGGATTTGAAACGCCAGGTCCAGCACCTTGCCGGGCAGCGCCTCCAGGTCGTCCGTGACGGACAGCAGCTTCGCCACCTCCTGGAGGATGCGCATGCGCTCCCGGGCGCGAGTGGCCGTGCTGGCCGCCTCCGCCGCGGACCGCTCCGGGTCGGACACCGCCTGCACCAGCGTCTTCAGCGGCACGCGGGTGAGCGCGCGCGTGAGCTGGGGACGGGGCTCGTCGGACGCGCCGGCCGAAGCGCCGGCCTGGCCCGGGGCCGTGGAGGGCGGGGGTTCGTGGGTGAGCAGGAACACGAGCTCGCCCAGCGTCAGCGTGTCACCGGGGCGCAGCTCCTTGCGGCGGATCTGCACGCCGTTGACGAAGGTGCCGTTCTTGCTCTGCAGGTCGGTGACGAAGAAGCGCCCGTCGGCCGGCTCGATGCGGGCGTGCTGGCGCGACAGGCTGCGGTGGGGGATGCAGATGCCCTGGTCGTCCGCGCGGCCAATGGTGACGGGCGCGTCCCCCAGCGGGAAGGACAGCTCATCCGGCTGCCCTGGGTTGTAGACGAGCATCGGCACGGCCTGGGACCCCCTCCGGGGTGGCAGCCTAGCCGAAAAGCCCGGGCGCGGACGGCCCCGGCCGACTCAGAAGGTCCTGCGCCGCAGCACCGACGCGTCCAGCGACGCGAGCGAAGGCCGGCCCGAGAGCGCCAGGGCCAGCGCCAGCTCCTCACGCAGGAGCGACAGCAGGTGGCCCACGCCCTCCTCCCCACCCGCCGCCAGCCCCCAGTACACCGGGCGGCCCACGAGCACCGCCTTCGCGCCCAGCGCCAGGGCCTTGAGCACGTCCGTGCCCCGCCGGATGCCGCCGTCCACCAGCACCTCGCAGCGGCCCTTCGCGGTGGCCACCACCTCCGGCAGCGCCTCCAGCGGAGGGATGGCGCCGTCCAACTGCCGGCCGCCGTGGTTGGACACGATGACGCCGTCCACGCCCGCCGCCACCGCGCGCGCCGTGTCCTCCGCCGTCAGCACGCCCTTGAGGAGCACCGGCAGCTTCGACACCGAGCGCACCCACTCCACCGCCTCCCACGTGAGCGAGGGGTCGAAGTCCCGCGACGCATGCGACGCGATGCCGGACTCACCGGAGACGCGGGCCGCCAGCGCCGCGGTCACGCCCGCGTCGAAGTTGGCCGCGCGCACGTGGGCCGGCAGCCCGAAGCCGCTGCGCATGTCCCGCATCCGGCGGCCCAGCCGGGGCGTGTCCACCGTGAGCACCAGCGCCTTGTAGCCAGCGGCCTCCGCGCGGCGGATCAGCGCCGTCGTCACCGCGCGCTCGCGGAAGCAGTACACCTGGAACCAGAGCGGCCCCGTCGCGGCGGCGGCCACGTCCTCCAGCGTGCGGCTGGCCATGGTGCTCACCACCATGAGCCCGCCCAGCGCGCCGGCCGCCCTCGCGGTGGCCACCTCGCCGTCCGGATGCGCCAGGGCCTGGTACGCCATGGGCGCGACGCCCAGCGGGTGCGACAGGCGCGTGCCCAGCAGCTCCACGGTGGTGTCGCAGCGGGCCACGTCCACCAGCACGCTGGGGCGCAGCCACCACGCGTCGAAGGCCTTCCGGCTGTCACGCAGGGAGCACTCGTCGTCGCTCCCGCCGAACACGTAGTCGAAGACGTCCGCGGGCAGCCGCGCGCGGGCCTGGTGTTCGTACTCGTCCAGGCAGAGGGGGCGCGCGGCGGGGCCGGTCACGCCTGCGCCCGGGCGTAGTCGCGCTCCACCGCCTCGAAGAGGGCGCGGATGTTGGCGCCGCCGAAGCCGCGGGCCTGCTGGCGCTGGATGACCTCGAAGAACAGCGTCTGCTTCGGGTGCTCCGAGCGGGTGAACGTCTGCAGCAGCGTGCCCCACGCGTCGCGGTCCACCAGGATGCCCAGCTCCCGCAGGGGCTCCAGGTCAAAGTCCAGCGCGCCCAGCCGCGCCTCCAACCGCTCGTAGTACGGCGCCGGAATCTCCAGGAACTGCGTGTGCCGCCGCAGCTCGCGCACCGCCACCACGATGTCCGTCGTGAGCAGCGCGATGTGCTGCACGCCCGGGCCGCCGTTGCGGCGCAGGAACTCGCCAATCTGCCCGGGGTTCTCCGCGGACAGCGGCTCCTGGAGCGGCAGGATGATGCGCGTGGACGGGCTCTGCACCACCTTGGAGTTCATCCCGCTCTTGCGCGTGTGGACGATCTCCTCGTGGGACTGATGGAAGCCGAAGACGTGCTGGTAGAAGCGCACCGTCGCGTCCAGCGTGCCCGGCTCCAGGCAGATGGCCAGGTGATCCAACCCGGCGAACGGCTCCGGCGTCACCGACACCACGGACTCGCACGGCACCAGGCCCGGCGGCACGAACGCACCCACCGCCGCGTCGGACTGGAGGAACGAGTGCACCAGGTCCCCCACCGTCGCCACGGTGGCCTGGAGCATGGACCGCCCCTCGCCGTCCAACCCCTTCACCGGCTCGCGCAGCGGCCGGGCACCGCGCTGGGTGACGTGCCCGAAGGCGCCCACCGCGTCACGCGTGCGCAGCGCGATGTCCCGCACGCCGTCGCCGTGCCGCTCCACGAAGCCCGAGGCCGGGTGGTCCGGGGTCAGCCCCTGCGTGAGCAGCAGCCGCAGCGTGCCCTGCTGCAACAGCACGGAGCGCCTGTCCACGAGCCCCGTCTCCGGGCCCCCTTCCGCGACGCGGCGGAAGCCCATGCGGTCCGAATAGAAGCCCGCTGCGCTCGAGACGTCGGCGACGCACAGCTCGACGTACTCGATATCCTCGAAAAACATGACTTGGGCCCGTTCCGGTAAAGTCGAAATTCGTTGGATGATAAATGATTCAGGGGACGACGGGATCCCCCTTTCTTCACCCCCCGTGGACTTTCCGGAGCTGCGTCCGGGGACGGCCGGACGGCGAGCTAGGCGGCGCTCGCGGCGGGAGCCAGGAGGCCCCGGTCCCTCAGCGTGTCGAGGATGCGCTCCAGCCCCGCCTCCACCGTCTCCGCGTCGGAGCGGACGGTGATTTCCGGGGACTCGGGCGGCTCGTACGGGTCCGACACGCCGGTGAAGTGCGGGATCTCCCCGGCCAGGGCCTTCTTGTAGAGGCCCTTCACGTCACGGGCGATGAGCGCGTCCAGGCTGGCCTGGACGTAGACCTCCAGGAACGGGATGCCGGCCTGGGTGGCCAGGGCGCGCACCTCGTCCCGGGAGCTCTTGTACGGCGAGATGGCCGCGGTGATGACGCCCACCTCGTGCTTGGCCAGCACACGCGCCACGTAGCCGATGCGCCGGACGTTCTCCTCGCGGTCCGCGCGGCTGAAGCCCAGGCCGCGGGAGAGGTACGTGCGCACCTCGTCCCCGTCGAGCAGCTCCACGCGCTGCACGGGCGACAGCTGCCTGGCCACCGCGGTGGACAGCGTGCTCTTGCCCGCGCCGGACATGCCGGTGAACCAGAGGATGAAGCCCGGACGCTGTTGCATCGCCATTCCCTATCTGTCCACGGCGGGGCCGTTGATCATCCCCGCGCCCACGGTGGCGTTGGTGCCTTCGTCGATGAGGATGAAGCTGCCGGTGCTGCGGTTGCGCCGGTACTCGTCGAAGAAGAGCGGCACCGTCGTGCGCAGCGTCACCCGGCCCACCTCGTTGAGCTTCAGGCCCGGGCTCTGCTCGTCGCGGTGCAGCGTGTTGACGTCCAGCCGGTAGTGCAGCTCCTTCACCATGGCGCGCGCCATGCGCGTGGTGTGCTTGATGGCCAGCCGCGACCCGCTGTTGAGCTGTGTCGAGTCCGACAGCCAGCACACCATCGCGTCGATGTCCTGGCTCGCGGTGGGCGGGTTGCCCGGGCGGCACAGCATGTCGCCGCGGCTGATGTCCAGCTCCTCCTCCAGCGACACGTTCACCGACATGGGCGGGAACGCTTCCTTCAGCGGCTTGCCGGCCAGCTCCAGCGACTTGATGCGCGTGGTGAAGCCGGAGGGCATCACCATCACCTCGTCGCCCGGGCGCATCACGCCGCCCAGGAGCTGCCCGGAGTACGCGCGGTAGTCGTGGAACTTCTTCGCGGACGCGGGCCGGATGACTCCCTGCACGGGGAAGCGCAGGTGGATGAGGTCGCGGTCGGACGCGATGTGCACGTTCTCCAGGTGGTGCAGGAGCGTGGGGCCCTGGTACCAGGGCATCTTCTCCGAGCGCGTCACCACGTTGTCCCCGCCCAGCGCGGAGATGGGGATGAACGACAGGTCGGACACGTCCAGCTTCATGGAGAACTGGCGGAACTCCTCCCGGATGCGGTCGAAGACGCCCTGGTCGTAGTCCACCAGGTCCATCTTGTTCACGCACAGCACCAGGTGCGGCACGCGCAAGAGCGACGCGATGAACGCGTGGCGGCGCGTCTGCTCCAGCACGCCCTTGCGCGCGTCCACCAGGATGAGCGCCAGGTCCGCCGTGGACGCGCCCGTCACCATGTTGCGCGTGTACTGCAGGTGTCCGGGCGTGTCCGCGATGATGAACTTGCGCTTCGCCGTGGAGAAGTAGCGGTACGCCACGTCGATGGTGATGCCCTGCTCGCGCTCGGCCTTCAGGCCGTCCAGCAGCAGCGCCAGGTTGACGTACTCGTCGCCCCGGGCGTGGCTCGTGCGCTCCACCGCGGCGAGCTGGTCCTCGAGGATGGACTTCGTGTCGTACAACAGCCGCCCGATGAGGGTGCTCTTGCCGTCATCCACGGAGCCCGCGGTCGCGAATCTCAGCAGTTCCACTAGAAGTATCCCTCGCGCTTGCGGTCTTCCATCGCCGTCTCAGAGAACTTGTCGTCCGCGCGGCTGGCGCCACGCTCCGTCACGCGGGAGGCCGTCACCTCCGCGATGACCTCCTCCACGGTGGACGCGGTGGACGGCACGCACGCGGTGCACGTCATGTCGCCCACCGTGCGGAAGCGCACCGTCTCCGTCGTCACCGTCTCACCGGGGATCATGGCCATGAAGGGCGACCAGGCCATCAGCATCCCGTCCCGGCGGAACACCTCACGCTTGTGCGTGTAGTAGATGGACGGCAGCGCCACGTTCTCCCGGCCGATGTACTGCCAGATGTCCAGCTCGGTCCAGTTGGACAGGGGGAACACGCGCAGGTGCTCACCCCGGCGGTGGCGGCCGTTGTAGAGCGCCCACAGCTCCGGCCGCTGGTTCTTCGGGTCCCACTGGCCGAACTCGTCGCGGAAGGAATACACGCGCTCCTTCGCGCGGGCCTTCTCCTCGTCGCGCCGGGCGCCGCCGAAGACGGCGTTGAAGCCGTTCTTCTCGATGGCCTCCAGCAGCGGCTGCGTCTGCAGGCGGTTGCGGGACGCGCGAGGACCCTTCTCCTCCGTCACCTTGCCCGCGTCGATGGCCTCCTGCACGGACGCGACGATGAGCCGCGCGCCCAGCTCCGCCACCCGCTCATCGCGATACTGGATGACCTCCGGGAAGTTGTGCCCCGTGTCCACGTGCATCAGCGGAAAGGGCAGCGGCGCCGGCCAGAAGGCCTTCACCGCCAGGTGCAACATCACCGCGGAGTCCTTGCCACCGGAGAAGAGCAGCACCGGCCGGTCCAGCTCCGCCGCCACTTCCCGGATGATGAAGATGGACTCGGCTTCCAGCGCCTCAAGATGTGAAAGCTCGTAGCTCACGGCCAGGCAAGCTACCACAACCCTCCCCGCGCCCAACCGTGGCCGTGAAAGTTTCCGG
It encodes:
- a CDS encoding GTP-binding protein produces the protein MELLRFATAGSVDDGKSTLIGRLLYDTKSILEDQLAAVERTSHARGDEYVNLALLLDGLKAEREQGITIDVAYRYFSTAKRKFIIADTPGHLQYTRNMVTGASTADLALILVDARKGVLEQTRRHAFIASLLRVPHLVLCVNKMDLVDYDQGVFDRIREEFRQFSMKLDVSDLSFIPISALGGDNVVTRSEKMPWYQGPTLLHHLENVHIASDRDLIHLRFPVQGVIRPASAKKFHDYRAYSGQLLGGVMRPGDEVMVMPSGFTTRIKSLELAGKPLKEAFPPMSVNVSLEEELDISRGDMLCRPGNPPTASQDIDAMVCWLSDSTQLNSGSRLAIKHTTRMARAMVKELHYRLDVNTLHRDEQSPGLKLNEVGRVTLRTTVPLFFDEYRRNRSTGSFILIDEGTNATVGAGMINGPAVDR
- the hppD gene encoding 4-hydroxyphenylpyruvate dioxygenase; this encodes MFFEDIEYVELCVADVSSAAGFYSDRMGFRRVAEGGPETGLVDRRSVLLQQGTLRLLLTQGLTPDHPASGFVERHGDGVRDIALRTRDAVGAFGHVTQRGARPLREPVKGLDGEGRSMLQATVATVGDLVHSFLQSDAAVGAFVPPGLVPCESVVSVTPEPFAGLDHLAICLEPGTLDATVRFYQHVFGFHQSHEEIVHTRKSGMNSKVVQSPSTRIILPLQEPLSAENPGQIGEFLRRNGGPGVQHIALLTTDIVVAVRELRRHTQFLEIPAPYYERLEARLGALDFDLEPLRELGILVDRDAWGTLLQTFTRSEHPKQTLFFEVIQRQQARGFGGANIRALFEAVERDYARAQA
- the cysD gene encoding sulfate adenylyltransferase subunit CysD, which codes for MSYELSHLEALEAESIFIIREVAAELDRPVLLFSGGKDSAVMLHLAVKAFWPAPLPFPLMHVDTGHNFPEVIQYRDERVAELGARLIVASVQEAIDAGKVTEEKGPRASRNRLQTQPLLEAIEKNGFNAVFGGARRDEEKARAKERVYSFRDEFGQWDPKNQRPELWALYNGRHRRGEHLRVFPLSNWTELDIWQYIGRENVALPSIYYTHKREVFRRDGMLMAWSPFMAMIPGETVTTETVRFRTVGDMTCTACVPSTASTVEEVIAEVTASRVTERGASRADDKFSETAMEDRKREGYF
- a CDS encoding alpha-hydroxy-acid oxidizing protein — translated: MTGPAARPLCLDEYEHQARARLPADVFDYVFGGSDDECSLRDSRKAFDAWWLRPSVLVDVARCDTTVELLGTRLSHPLGVAPMAYQALAHPDGEVATARAAGALGGLMVVSTMASRTLEDVAAAATGPLWFQVYCFRERAVTTALIRRAEAAGYKALVLTVDTPRLGRRMRDMRSGFGLPAHVRAANFDAGVTAALAARVSGESGIASHASRDFDPSLTWEAVEWVRSVSKLPVLLKGVLTAEDTARAVAAGVDGVIVSNHGGRQLDGAIPPLEALPEVVATAKGRCEVLVDGGIRRGTDVLKALALGAKAVLVGRPVYWGLAAGGEEGVGHLLSLLREELALALALSGRPSLASLDASVLRRRTF
- the cysC gene encoding adenylyl-sulfate kinase, which gives rise to MQQRPGFILWFTGMSGAGKSTLSTAVARQLSPVQRVELLDGDEVRTYLSRGLGFSRADREENVRRIGYVARVLAKHEVGVITAAISPYKSSRDEVRALATQAGIPFLEVYVQASLDALIARDVKGLYKKALAGEIPHFTGVSDPYEPPESPEITVRSDAETVEAGLERILDTLRDRGLLAPAASAA